The DNA window GAGCATAGGGGTattagaaaaaattgaaaacacaTTTGATGAAGAAGCTTTTCAGGAAGAGTctccaaaaattgaaaaattacacTGGCATAACCCAAATCCTTTATCTATGATTCCTTCCAGGCATCCGGAATTAGAATTGGGCAATGAACCTAATATGCTAGTCCAGCCTAGGTACAATGCCTCCTCGGTTTACGAATGGAATATTGATGGTATGTCTTAATACCAAATCTTAAACTTATTACAGCAAATGACTATGGCATCCAATGCTTATAAAATCCAAATAGGAACCTCCGATAGGACTGTAGCTGAACTCCTTATAGCAGGATTTTCAGGACAACTCAAAGGATGGTGGGATTATTATCTTACAAAGATCCAGCAATTAAATATTCTAAATGTTGTTCAGGTAAGTGATGAAGGAGGACCTGTTCCAAATGAACTAGGAAATCCTATTCAAGATGCTGTGTCAACTCTTATATTTGCTATACCATTACACTTTATAGGAGATTCCACACATCTTAAAGATAAAAATGCAGACCTTTTGTCAAACCTTAGATGTAAAAAACTTAGTGATTTCCAATGGTATAAATCAACATTTCTCTCTAGAGTCGTGCTTAGGGAAGACTCTAACCAACCATTTTGGAAAGAAAAGTTCTTGGCCGGTCTCCCAACCCTGTTAGGAGAAAAGGTTAGGAACAAAATTAGAGAAACTTTTGGTTCCCATATCATCCCTTATGACCAACTAACATATGGACAACTTATTAGTTTAACACAAAAACAAGGTCTAGAGATCTGTCAAGATCTCAAACTCCAAAAACATCTAAAATGGGAAttaagaaaaagtaaaaaagaattAGGATCTTTCTgcaagtaattttattttactatagGTAAAGATTAGAACTGTGATGGTGATTGCAGCAGAGAAACAAAAAGTGTGTCTAAAAGATTTAGAGATTTTCGTCCTAGATCCAAAGATAAAAACCATGATACTCATCATAAAAAACATTATTACAAAAAACCTTACAGAAAATCTTTCAGAAAACAATATGATAAGCCTAAAACAAATAAAGCCAACTTAAAAGATATTACTTGTTACAAATGTGGTAAGAAAGGCCATATATCTAAATATTGCAGAGTATCTAGGAAAATCCAGGAACTTCATTTAGAAGGTGAAGTCCTAGATCGAATAGAAGCCTTGTTAGCATATTCTTCTGACTCTGAAACTGAAATGTCTTCAGAAGGTCAAAATCCTCAATTGGACGAACTAGTTACTACTTCTTCGTCTAGTTCTGATTCTAActctgatgatgattatgaatcAAAGCATGTCAATGTTCTTATAAAGGAACAAAACTTGATCTTAGATGTAATCCAGCATATAAGTAATCCTCAAAAGCAGAAAAAATGTCTAGATCAGCTCAAAAAATCCTTAGAAGAAGAACCTAAAACTGTAGAAACAAATATCCCTTCTACTAGTACAGGATTGTATGATCTTTTCAAGACctacaaaaggaaataaaagacataaaatcggaaataaaagaaaaacagaaaaaagattCGGAGACTATCCAGTTTTTAGTTTCCCAACTATCACAAACTTCTAGTGATAGTGAAGGAGAGGAGTCATTAGACAAACAAAATCTAGAAGAAATAGAAAAGGTTCCTGAAGATTTTCTATTTGTTCTGAGAGAAATAACCtctagaaaaaaatatattataaaaatctcTATTGTTTTtccaaacaattttaaaatggaCATTATTGCGCTATTTGACACTGGTGCAGATCTAAACGGAAGCAAGTATTTCTAACAGTGGCTTgttaataaaaacaaactttGTATTGGTCGTAATATACACCATTCGGTGATATTAGGAacactttttatcaatttaataacaCCTTACAAGGTAGATTATGAtggaatttattttaaagaaaagaaagtaaaac is part of the Mercurialis annua linkage group LG3, ddMerAnnu1.2, whole genome shotgun sequence genome and encodes:
- the LOC126672420 gene encoding uncharacterized protein LOC126672420, with translation MTMASNAYKIQIGTSDRTVAELLIAGFSGQLKGWWDYYLTKIQQLNILNVVQVSDEGGPVPNELGNPIQDAVSTLIFAIPLHFIGDSTHLKDKNADLLSNLRCKKLSDFQWYKSTFLSRVVLREDSNQPFWKEKFLAGLPTLLGEKVRNKIRETFGSHIIPYDQLTYGQLISLTQKQGLEICQDLKLQKHLKWELRKSKKELGSFCNRETKSVSKRFRDFRPRSKDKNHDTHHKKHYYKKPYRKSFRKQYDKPKTNKANLKDITCYKCGKKGHISKYCRVSRKIQELHLEGEVLDRIEALLAYSSDSETEMSSEGQNPQLDELVTTSSSSSDSNSDDDYESKHVNVLIKEQNLILDVIQHISNPQKQKKCLDQLKKSLEEEPKTVETNIPSTSTGLYDLFKTYKRK